In the Candidatus Bathyarchaeia archaeon genome, CACTGGGGGCGGTTGCTGCTGAGTCAGTTGTTAAGGCTATTTCCGTGCTTTCGGGCGTGGAAGTGCGCGACAAGGGACCCTCGTTTGTGGGCGCACGTATGGGGCGTCCTGAAAAGGCTAAGCGCCGCGAGATGAAGCCGTTGGTGCATGTGCTTTTCCCGGTTAGCTTGGCAGGTGGCTCTCACCGTGACCTTGTGGAGGCTGGACGCAAAGGTCCCGCGTTTGTCCAGGTCGTGAAGCGTAAATGCCCTGAATGCAAAACTTATACACGTCTCGTAAAGTGCCCTCAATGCGGCTGCGAAACCATCTACGAAAAGAGTTGTCCTCGGTGTGGGCAGGCTTTGAAGGGAAACGCCTGTCCCGCCTGCAAAGCGGAGGCGGTGCCTTACCAGCGGCAATCCCTTAACTTCAAGGTGCTGGTGGATGAGGCAACAAAGGCGCTGGGGGTTTCGCCGCCCAAGATTCTACGGGGCGTTAAAGGCTTAACCAACGAAGACAAAACCCCTGAAATTATTGAGAAGGGGCTTTTGAGAGCCAAGTATGACCTCTCCGTTTACAAGGATGGCACTATTCGGTTTGACGCCACCAACGCGCCGCTGACCCACATCAAACCTGGCGAGGTGGGGGTTTCAGTTGAAAAGCTGCGGCAATTAGGCTACACGCATGACATCTATGGTGTGTCGTTAACTGACCCTGAACAGGTGCTGGAGCTTAAAGTGCAAGATGTCGTCATCCCGCGAAACGCAGGAACCTACTTTATCCAGATTGCTGGCTTCATCGATGAGCTCCTCACCAAAGTGTATGGCCTCCCAAGTTACTACAACATCAAAACGCCCGAAGATGTGGTTGGGCAACTGCTTTTTGGACTGGCGCCACACACCTGCGTAGGCATCCTTGGACGCGTGGTTGGCTTTACGGACTTGAAGCTGATTTATGCGCATCCGCTGTGGCATTCGGCTAAACGCCGCGACTGCGACGGCGACGAAGACGCCATCATGCTTGCCATGGATACGCTTCTCAACTTCTCCAACCGCTACCTCCCCTCACAGATTGGCGGCATCATGGACGCCCCAATCCTTGTTATTCCCTTTGTGAACACCAAAGAGGTTCAGCGACAAGCCCACGACTTCGATGTGGATGCGGTTTACCCCAAGGAATTCTATGACAAGAGCCTGCAGAAGACTGAAGCCCGCCAAATTAGCCCCATCATGGACGTCATTAGCCACCGGTTGGGCACGGAGGCGCAGTTTGAAGGCTACAACTTCACCATACCCGTCTCTAACATAAGCATGGGCAACAACGAAAGCAGCTATAAAAAGTTCAAATCCATGGTGGAGAAACTGCACTTGCAACTGGAGCTGGGCTCAAAAATCGACGCTGTGGATGTCCGAACCGTAGCGTTGAAGGTTTTAAATAAGCACTTCATGCGCGACATTTCAGGAAACCTGCGCGCCTTTTCCACGCAGGCTTTTCGCTGCAAAGCTTGTAACAAGAAATACCGTCGTCCCCCCCTGAACGGCAAATGCATGTGTGGCGGAACCTTGACTATGACTGTGTACCGCGGCGGCATTGAGAAATACTTAGACCCAGCCCAAGAACTGGTGGACAAGTACGATTTGCCAAAATACTACAGCCAAAGGCTCACCCTTATCCGCGAGGAAATTCACGACATGTTTGACAACAAAAAACCAATCCAAACCAGCCTTTTCGACTTCGGATAGCTAAAGCTTTTCAACCCAGCCGCCAATTTAGATTGGGTGCTGCAACATCAAAACCCTCTACCACCCCAACGCCTACCTGAACAGAGTTAAAAACGTGAAAAATGGGCTTCGAGCCCGAAGCAAACTTCTTGTGACGCTTGATACACAACCCGCCAGTGCATCAACCCTGTCAAAGGTCATCAAGATGTCCTACAACACTGTCATTCATCATCTGCGCCTTTTGGAAGCTGAGGGCACTGTGCAGCGGAAAGGAAAAAGACCCAGTTTTTGGCTCGTGACGGGGCGAGGGCAGAAGCGTCTTTTGGCTTAGAAAGTGCATTGGCAGGGGGTGTGGTGGCATTTGGGGCACAGGTGCGGGTACTTGTTGAGTGCTGCCTTCTCCAAATCAATACCCAGCAGGTTGGCAAGTGAGGATAACCATGCGATGACATCAGCGAACTCTTTTTCGGTGGCTTCTTTGTCAGTTACCGCCATTGCTTCACCCAGTTCAACCACTTCATCCATTAGCCACTCGTAGGTTCCTTTGACGCCGCGTTCACTGTCCCGATGAAAGTATAGGGTTTTCATCATTTCTTGAAATTCTGAGATATGCATTTTGTACGCCTCACTTAGTGTTGGGTGTTGTTGACTTTAAATCTGTTGAACCAAACGTTCAGAAACTGTGTTTGGTTGATGCTTTTGTATACCGCTTCGCTGCTTTTTTCTCCTGTTTTTTGTTAGAATTGGG is a window encoding:
- a CDS encoding MazG nucleotide pyrophosphohydrolase domain-containing protein, producing the protein MHISEFQEMMKTLYFHRDSERGVKGTYEWLMDEVVELGEAMAVTDKEATEKEFADVIAWLSSLANLLGIDLEKAALNKYPHLCPKCHHTPCQCTF
- a CDS encoding ArsR family transcriptional regulator — encoded protein: MKNGLRARSKLLVTLDTQPASASTLSKVIKMSYNTVIHHLRLLEAEGTVQRKGKRPSFWLVTGRGQKRLLA
- a CDS encoding DNA polymerase II large subunit translates to MSSSAMSKEYRSYIDSMASELNRMYTLSETARQKGLDPALKVESIIAQDIADLVEGLVGPKGVAASIRELNSKMGREEIAFKICEQIVSGKFGKMEPEPAAEQAIRTALAIFTEGLTAAPIQGVAQVKIKLNSDRSRYLAIYFAGPIRSAGGTDQALTLVVGDYVRRLLELDRYKPTPEEVARFIEELRTYERSVGRFQYHIPDSELRKAFDYLPIEVTGTESDPVEVSSYRNLPRIETNRVRGGALRVINDGIVGRALKVLVIVEKLGFQGWDWLREFKKKSEKKSAGFMDDVIAGRPIFAFPSRRGGFRLRYGRSRNTGLSAVGIHPATMLVVENFLAAGTQVRLELPGKGGVTVPVDSLEPPVVQLKDDSVVRVTLDNFKDVKGKVAKILFLGDMLISFGDFLYCNKTLLPSGYVEEWWVKDLKTALKTHFNNSLEQAAQAAKVPSSRLKQLLIDPFDQTLSLKEATALSQNLHLPLHPKFTFFWSNLTSIEDITLLKDWLSKAEVSAEAGIAREIVGDFDPEVVRILRKVFAPHQILEGKIQLEGDDASSLAFSLGYESRHALGAVAAESVVKAISVLSGVEVRDKGPSFVGARMGRPEKAKRREMKPLVHVLFPVSLAGGSHRDLVEAGRKGPAFVQVVKRKCPECKTYTRLVKCPQCGCETIYEKSCPRCGQALKGNACPACKAEAVPYQRQSLNFKVLVDEATKALGVSPPKILRGVKGLTNEDKTPEIIEKGLLRAKYDLSVYKDGTIRFDATNAPLTHIKPGEVGVSVEKLRQLGYTHDIYGVSLTDPEQVLELKVQDVVIPRNAGTYFIQIAGFIDELLTKVYGLPSYYNIKTPEDVVGQLLFGLAPHTCVGILGRVVGFTDLKLIYAHPLWHSAKRRDCDGDEDAIMLAMDTLLNFSNRYLPSQIGGIMDAPILVIPFVNTKEVQRQAHDFDVDAVYPKEFYDKSLQKTEARQISPIMDVISHRLGTEAQFEGYNFTIPVSNISMGNNESSYKKFKSMVEKLHLQLELGSKIDAVDVRTVALKVLNKHFMRDISGNLRAFSTQAFRCKACNKKYRRPPLNGKCMCGGTLTMTVYRGGIEKYLDPAQELVDKYDLPKYYSQRLTLIREEIHDMFDNKKPIQTSLFDFG